The genomic stretch TTAATCTCTTAGACCTTGTTTGGATTTTGTGAGGATAAGAGattcttaaaaaaaaacagagagaaatccataattttttaaaaattgtgtttttgtttaaaaCGATATATATAACTACGAAGACCCTACTATTCACACCAATATTGAAAGATCTTGATGTATGCCTAACTCACAGGGTTTAGCTGCGAAGGAACGATCATTATGTGGTTCAAACCctctatttcaaaataattaaaggGCAAACGGAGACTTGAGATCGAAAAAAGTACACTCAGAAATAAATAATACATCCCTCACTACAAATCCTTTTGTCTTTCATACATGTTTGTACACCCCAATTCGAAGAAGGATCGACATCCAAAGAGGCCCTATCAAGACTATGATCACGAGAAAAGGTAGAGATAATTGTAGAGATGACATTGCCAACTCAcaggtgtgtatatatatatatatatatatatatatatatatatatatatatatatatatatatatatatatatatatatatatatatatattacttttgACTCATGACAGGCACTACGTCTTCCACTATAAAAAATAGTATGTTATGAAGACACAAATGACAAAGAAGCAAAGATAATGTCTGAAGAAACTGTAGAGATAACTCTTTAGAGATTGTGTGGTGACACCAAAGGTACTAAGCACTATAAAAGTTCCAAAACTCCTGTGGGAAACACACAAGTATTTTAGTTTCCAAATATCATTATGAGAGAAAACTATTTTGGACCGGTCAGAAGTCCCTGAGGTTGCCGCTCAGAGAAGACAACAATCTACCATATTGCCTATGGGACAAGAACTTTATCCTGTAATAAAGTACAAGGAATCTGAATCCAAGATCTATCTAACAGCCCCGCATTATGTGCTTGAAGATTATCAGTTTGTTACATCTGCCCTACTATATAAAGGAAAAACGTGTCATTCTCTAGGtaaataattcaaattcaaactttacTCACTCATCTAACCCATATACTAACTTGAACGTTAAAGTGCTAGCCTTTTCAAGTTAGTTCATCTTCCTCACAATATCGGAAGCTCGAGTCTACCATATCGCCTACGGGACATGAACTTTACCTTGTAATAAAGCACAAGGGATCTGAATCCAAGATCTATCTAACGCCCCCCGCATCATGCGCCTAGAGATTATTAGTTTGTTACATTCGCCCTACTATTTAAAGGGAAAACGCGTCATTCTCTAGGTagacaattcaaattcaaatttcactCACTCATCTTATTCTTATACTAAGTTGAGCGTTAGAGTGCTAACTTTTTCAGGTTAGCTCATTTTTCTCACAATATCAAAAGCTTAAATCTATTGTTGCATCTCGCAACTTCGAGTCTTAATCAAACTCTAATTCCTTAACGAAACAATATATATTCTTCTTTAAGCATATAATGAGTAgatgcaaaaataaataaaactaaattacacttctataaaataaataaaactaaattacACTTTCCTCTCAAAATATACACCCTGttattttatgtaaaaataaaataatataacctACATCCTATAACGggtgatttatttaaaataaaatgatattctaaAATGAATGattaatttcaattttcaatatacTTATTTTCAATTCTACCATCTAACTAATAAAAATTTCATCATTCTTAATACAGACTACAGATAAgtgatattatattaaaaatattattttttctcttattcttatacaatttttttaaaaataatgttaACATGCACCCTTATtacaaatataactttattttaatatttgtgaAATGTTCAACTGAATCAATTATTATAGGGAGAATATCAAACAAGATTAACCTGACAGTTTTCTTTCGGTTTTTACAATATTGATAATCCCTGTTTTTTTTAAGCTAAACTGATGGGTCAAACATATCATGAAGCGGGTCAACCGGCTCAATCTATAAGAACTGAACTGAATCGGGTATCCAGTAAAATTCGGTTTCAACCCAATCCGCCCTGAATGTAAATTCCATTTTGTGCATTCTGTTTTCGTTTTCTTCTTCCCACCTTCGCCACTTGAAGTTGTTGCAGAGTCTCACACATGGCTGCCACACTATACAGTCATTCTCTATCTCAATGGGATTTCACCAGGTTACTCTCTCTACTCTATAGCAATTCTCCAATCAAATTCATAGTTATCTTTACATTTTTATGGGAATTGCAGTGATTTGGAAGTGGATTTTGGATCCGAAGAGAACGCTTCGATTGTATACGCTACCATAGCCGTTGATAAGGAGGTGAATGTCTTCTTAACATGTGAATTTTGTGATTCTTTACCATTACTTTCTCAACTTGTTTTTTTTCTCTCTGTCTTGTGCAGTTGCAACCTGACAAAGTAAAAAGAATCATGACAGTGTCTAATGGAAAACTATTAGTGTGAGTATTCCTTTGCTGTTCATAATTGGTTTTAAGTCAATTGAGTAGTTCACCACTTTCCTTATTGCAATACATGTTATGCTCTTTTTTATAAAACTTGGTATAAGTTTGAGGCCGATTAATCTAAGGGGACCAATATCACCGTCCATTGAGGCCCCATTTAAAGCCAGAGCGAGCAAAACTCTATATAGACCGGCCCAACACAAAGATTGTTAGCACATGGTGAAGTTCGAACttgagaccttgagaggagcacactctcaagactaAATCCTTCACCAACAGGCCAACCCTTGGGGGTTTACATGTTCTGTTCTTAAcgttaagtttaaaatatattgtttGGCATGAGCTTGCATCATAATCAATTTTGTGTATGTGGGGCTATGCATGAATACACGTGATTTTTGGTCTTAACCTCCCGTTTGCTAGAGAAGAAGAGCCTAGTAGTAATACGGAATTCGGTCAGAAGGTAACTAAAATTTAACCAATGACTGTTTCAGCTCGGATTTGAACTTGGGTTCTTCTGAGCGAATTGTCCTTAACTGAATCTCATCAACCACTTGGTCGTATTGAAGCTCCCCAACGATTCGTCCCGGACTAATAACCACGGATAATGACTAAAGTTTTAAATATATCATCTAGAATAATGAGCTAAACTCTGTTAGTCATTAATTTCTTCGAGCTATCTTTTATCTGATAACATTTACTTACTGCGGTCATTAGTTTATTTAGCTTTAAGGCCATGCTGCAGTGCTGAATATTTAGTCCTGTCTTGCTTAATTTTTCTTATTAGAATTCTTTTAATTCAGGCACTTTGAGGCAATAGAAGCCAGATTTCTTAGAGCATCATTCAGTGCTTTTGTTGATGTCCTTATTCTAGCAACCAAAACAATTGAAGAATTTGGTCAATGAATGGTGTTCTTCTGACTTCTTAAGGTTATCTTCCAATGCACTATATCTTTTTGTATGAATATTTAAGCAAGCCATTTTTTTTTATACATGGAAGATTCAAAGATGTGTTTCTTAATAAAAATCAATTCCCTTCTACTAGTTAAACTTCGCTTGTTTCTACTAGTTTCGAGGACATAGAAATGAAATTTATTTCCTTGAATACACAATGTtttccatttttaaaataaagaatCAATGAAGAAACAACCagaactaaaaaaaaataaagctGATGAACAATTGCCTTAAGACATCACACACAATAAATTTTGGAAGCTCACATTAAATAATGTAAAAGCAAAAAAGAGCGAAAACAAAATTACCCTATATATGTTCatttcaaattataaaaaaatgaacattaaaacaagagaaaagaaaaaagaaacaaagagGAACAATCTACTCAATCAAATGGGCAAACACATACGAGCAAACCCTATAAAGCACTGGCATAGACATCAGTCACAACATTAACACTGACAAGTAGATACCggtaatagttttaaaaaaaaaccatatGTGTCCATGTCAGACATTAGACTCATATTCAATATAAAGTGTTGGTGACACGTAGAGCAAAATATTTGAGTAGTTTCTGCTCTTTTGGTGAACTTTTTCCATTCATTCTATAGACAACTGTATTAAAATACCATCAATATTCATCCAAGTAAGTGTATAATGTGTCATCCTTCTTAGATTTGCGTCTGCTAAGCAAAGCCTTAAGAAGACGCTTACTTTTACTCGGGTGTTGTTCCATATCTTTGATGTTGTTTATATCAGAAGATAACCTCATTGAAGCTGATTTACGCGGCTCCGAAGGATACTGAATATGAAAGGCGTTATAGAGTCACCGTCAGAGAAACCACAATATTTATATTTGAATGACAAGAGAATACAATCATGATTCATGTCATCTTATTAGTTATCACAATATATTAACAACTATTTTAATTAGCTTTTCGCTTACCCTTATTCTTGCATTTGAAGGACTTGTTGCGTTTCTGTTGCTTGAGTTTGGAGTAGTTGATCGACTAGTCTTTGGTGTTGTAGATCTACTTGACATTGATCCAGTTCGCGAAAGTGGAAACCTGTGCGGTGAAACTGTCCTCTTCTCTATAGCACATACATGTTAAGATTTCAATTCAAATTCTAATACAGAATCAAATCTCTAGTCTTAGTGTGACGATGACacctaaatattatattattgaatATGCATATAGTACCTAAatcttttttggtcatgtttgttGAAGTGAAAGAAAAAGCTCCAACTTTCTGAGATTGTAAAGAAGGCGATGGTGAATTCCCTTTACTGCAGTAAcatgaatttaaattttttttatcaaaatagttGTGCAGTTTAATTGAGAATCGACACACTTAACATTATGCTGAATTCGTATGTACCTCGAGGTAGACGTTGGCGTTTCCTTTATTGTAGCGCGAACAGCTGTGAATTACAAGTCAggtaagaaaatatataaacttaTGTCTAAGGTTGTATGATAGAAAAATGGAATGAAATAAGTTGAATACAATGAGATAACATACCATTCCTGAAATGCTgccaatcatcttcatcatctagGTGGCATCctatatattttgattttgttgagttGGTACCAAGCAAGGTCTCCCCAACTGTTGAATTTGTGAATATGACAAATGTTATAATTGAAAATCACAGGAATAGTGCTTACTACTGAGTAGCATAAATAAACTACATTATGAAAATATAGTCTTCTATACTAACCTGGCAAAATGTAACGCTTGTGATGTTTTGGAGTACTAATCACCAGAGACTGTTGTGTATGCCCCTCATAATCCATAAAAGCATGGCATGTCTTTATTCTCTAATGTACCACATTATATAAATACTATGTTATGAAACTCTGCAGTACAACTTACACATAGATACTTATATGATAAGTGCTTATAATAGCGTTTAATTAAGTTGTTCATCTAATCAGGGTGGAAGCATACCTGCCCAACACATGATAAACGTAGCTCTTCACCAAAAACTTCATTGACTTTCTCATCTAACAAATCATTCACCTTATAGGCTACAGATCCTAAATGG from Vicia villosa cultivar HV-30 ecotype Madison, WI linkage group LG4, Vvil1.0, whole genome shotgun sequence encodes the following:
- the LOC131596139 gene encoding uncharacterized protein LOC131596139, with the protein product MAATLYSHSLSQWDFTSDLEVDFGSEENASIVYATIAVDKELQPDKVKRIMTVSNGKLLVHFEAIEARFLRASFSAFVDVLILATKTIEEFGQ
- the LOC131596138 gene encoding protein ABIL2-like, which translates into the protein MGKISTQPLSKMPSNYDEVFMHQTLLFDDSLKDLKNLRTQLYSAAEYFELSYTNDDQKQILVETLKDYAIKALINTVDHLGSVAYKVNDLLDEKVNEVFGEELRLSCVGQRIKTCHAFMDYEGHTQQSLVISTPKHHKRYILPVGETLLGTNSTKSKYIGCHLDDEDDWQHFRNAVRATIKETPTSTSSKGNSPSPSLQSQKVGAFSFTSTNMTKKDLEKRTVSPHRFPLSRTGSMSSRSTTPKTSRSTTPNSSNRNATSPSNARIRYPSEPRKSASMRLSSDINNIKDMEQHPSKSKRLLKALLSRRKSKKDDTLYTYLDEY